A genomic stretch from Apodemus sylvaticus chromosome 12, mApoSyl1.1, whole genome shotgun sequence includes:
- the Elk4 gene encoding ETS domain-containing protein Elk-4, with protein MDSAITLWQFLLQLLQEPQNEHMICWTSNNGEFKLLQAEEVARLWGIRKNKPNMNYDKLSRALRYYYVKNIIKKVNGQKFVYKFVSYPEILKMDPLTVGRIEGDCETLNSIEASSSKDAECGGKERPPPPGAKTSSRNDYIHSGLYSSFTLNSLNTSNKKLFKSIKIENPAEKLAEKKAQEPTPSVIKFVTTPAKKPPVEPVAVAFSTSPSISPSSEETIQALETLVSPTLPSLEAPASVSILAATFNPTPPVPSIPLPLKEPSRTPSPPLSSNPDIDTDIESVASQPMELPENLSLEPKNEDSALPEKDKTNNSSRSKKPKGLELTPALVVTGSDPSPLGILSPSLPTASLTPALFSQTPILLTPSPLLSSIHFWSTLSPFAPLSPARLQGANTLFQFPSVLNSHGPFTLSGLDGPSTPGPFSPDLQKT; from the exons ATGGACAGTGCCATCACTCTGTGgcagttccttctccagctcctgcagGAGCCTCAGAACGAGCACATGATCTGCTGGACATCTAATAATGGGGAGTTCAAGCTTCTGCAGGCGGAGGAGGTGGCTCGCCTCTGGGGGATTCGCAAGAACAAGCCTAATATGAATTATGACAAACTCAGCCGAGCCCTGAGATATTACTACGTAAAG AACATCATTAAAAAGGTGAATGGTCAGAAGTTTGTGTACAAGTTTGTCTCCTATCCAGAGATTTTGAAAATGGATCCGCTGACGGTAGGCAGGATTGAGGGAGACTGTGAAACTTTAAATTCCATTGAAGCCAGCAGTTCCAAAGATGCCGAgtgtggagggaaggagaggcccccTCCGCCTGGAGCCAAGACCTCCAGTCGCAATGACTACATACACTCTGGTTTGTATTCCTCATTTACTCTCAACTCTCTGAACACCTCCAATAAGAAGCTTTTCAAGTCCATAAAGATAGAGAATCCAGCAGAAAAGCTAGCAGAGAAGAAAGCTCAGGAGCCAACACCGTCCGTCATCAAATTCGTGACAACACCTGCCAAAAAGCCACCTGTTGAGCCTGTCGCCGTTGCCTTTTCAACAAGCCCTAGTATTTCTCCATCTTCTGAAGAAACGATCCAGGCGTTGGAGACATTGGTCTCTCCCACACTACCTTCCCTGGAAGCCCCAGCCTCAGTATCCATTCTGGCTGCCACCTTTAACCCCACTCCTCCAGTACCATCCATACCCCTTCCTCTAAAGGAGCCTTCCAGGACACCCTCTCCACCACTGAGTTCTAACCCAGACATTGACACAGACATTGAATCGGTGGCTTCCCAGCCAATGGAACTTCCAGAGAACTTGTCACTGGAGCCTAAAAATGAGGATTCAGCTTTGCcagaaaaggacaaaacaaataaCTCATCAAGATCTAAGAAGCCCAAAGGGTTAGAACTGACGCCCGCCCTTGTGGTCACAGGCAGTGACCCCAGCCCCCTGGGGATCTTAAGCCCATCTCTCCCGACTGCGTCTCTCACACCAGCACTCTTTTCACAG ACTCCCATCTTGCTGACTCCGAGCCCCTTGCTCTCCAGCATCCACTTCTGGAGCACTCTCAGCCCATTTGCTCCCCTGAGCCCAGCCAGACTGCAAGGTGCTAATACGCTTTTCCAG TTTCCTTCTGTACTCAACAGTCACGGCCCATTCACTCTCTCTGGCCTGGACGGACCTTCCACTCCGGGGCCGTTTTCTCCAGACCTACAGAAGACATAA